The genomic window TGGCCGGCCCGCATGCGGCCCGGACAGTGCAGGCATATGAGCTTCCAGCCACGACGCCGCTGCCTCGACTTTGCGCGTCATCTCCGCGTCCGTCACGACCGCCTCTTGGGCCATCCCTCGCGTTGCAAGATGTGGCTCCCTCTTCTCACTTGCCTTCATCACAGGTTCCCCGTTGGCGCGAGCCGCCATCAGCCGCACAAGCGCGTCCGCACCTCGCTCGCTCCATCGCGCCCCATGCCGCTTCATTCGCCGCGCCACGTGGTGAAACACTTGTCCCTCGATC from Alicyclobacillus vulcanalis includes these protein-coding regions:
- a CDS encoding UPF0236 family transposase-like protein, with the translated sequence MEALLTAAAKRSQGTKKKEIEQLKGYLKNHWDGIVNSDAAVSLGAIEGQVFHHVARRMKRHGARWSERGADALVRLMAARANGEPVMKASEKREPHLATRGMAQEAVVTDAEMTRKVEAAASWLEAHMPALSGPHAGRPWVKYVLRELARLPHTIA